One region of Streptococcus parasanguinis genomic DNA includes:
- a CDS encoding GBS Bsp-like repeat-containing protein has protein sequence MKKKDLIFYAGTAVLLAFSTQQVKADEQHASDQTPENTSAIVATTTSSEAQNTVSEEVGVEKGIQTENTVATEAAPVTPTLSNNQSSDKGTSDKVVSEQPAPAVVASRAPYGARARVVAARNESVPQQESPVSADLTIAKSESDGTFTITAKNLQGLDGYEEVKIPFWSHANGMKDIIWYTPNRQADGSYTVTAKASDHENADGKYEAQVFYVDAKGQNKFVKKAFIDYTAPKPSADLTITKSDSDGTFTITAKNLQGFDSYKEVKIPFWSHANGMKDIIWYTPTRQADGSYTVTAKASDHENADGQYEAQVFYVDAKGQNKFVKKAFIDYTAPKPSADLTITKSEKDGTFTITAKNLQGFDSYTEVKIPFWSHANGMKDIIWYTPTRQVDGSYTVTAKASDHENADGQYEAQVFYVDAKGQNKFVKKAFIDFKNQSRPTASLLIQNNNKDAGTFDVIIKDVYSPKGVRTVQVPTWSDKDGQDDIRWYEATRQANGDYKVSVKASDHKNSTGKYHVHLYYIQNDGSRVGVGTTTTEVEFRNAMTKTQASIKNVNSGAGTYTVTVDQAPQGRRIKNIRVAAWSQAHQENLYWYSTAPSGMHTEVQVSAANHQYQSGNYTTHVYVDYVDGGVEGFNLGQTALHPRATVDQTAFSPRVTNGQRDRVLRAAASLVGVRGGTAAHQQLVNDYNSVKPLPVGYAVKTTDDWCDIFVTTVFQREGLSGLIGRECGVERHIQIFKRLGIWNEDGTTTPKAGDIITFNWDQNTQQNNGFADHIGIVESVSNGIIHTIEGNSNNQVRRNTYRIGHGNIRGFATPRYQ, from the coding sequence ATGAAAAAGAAAGATCTTATTTTTTATGCTGGGACAGCCGTTTTGTTGGCTTTTTCGACACAACAAGTCAAAGCCGATGAGCAACATGCGTCTGATCAAACACCAGAAAATACATCAGCTATCGTTGCAACAACAACTTCATCAGAAGCACAGAATACCGTGAGCGAAGAAGTGGGAGTTGAGAAAGGTATTCAGACAGAAAATACCGTTGCAACAGAGGCAGCACCTGTCACACCGACTCTTAGCAATAACCAGTCTTCTGACAAGGGCACTAGCGACAAGGTTGTATCAGAGCAACCAGCACCAGCTGTGGTAGCTAGTCGTGCACCATATGGCGCACGCGCACGAGTGGTAGCAGCAAGAAATGAGAGTGTTCCTCAACAGGAATCTCCGGTTTCCGCAGATTTGACTATTGCAAAATCAGAGTCAGACGGCACCTTTACCATTACGGCTAAGAATCTTCAAGGCTTGGATGGTTATGAAGAAGTGAAGATTCCATTCTGGTCTCATGCCAATGGGATGAAAGACATCATCTGGTACACTCCAAATCGTCAAGCAGATGGTTCTTATACCGTAACAGCCAAAGCCAGTGACCACGAAAACGCGGATGGCAAGTACGAAGCGCAAGTCTTCTATGTGGATGCCAAAGGCCAAAACAAGTTTGTCAAGAAAGCCTTTATTGACTACACAGCTCCTAAACCATCTGCTGATCTAACCATTACGAAATCAGATTCAGACGGTACTTTCACTATTACAGCTAAGAACCTTCAAGGCTTCGACAGCTACAAGGAAGTGAAGATTCCATTCTGGTCTCATGCCAATGGGATGAAAGATATCATCTGGTACACTCCGACTCGTCAGGCAGACGGTTCTTATACCGTAACAGCCAAAGCCAGTGACCACGAAAACGCTGATGGCCAGTATGAAGCGCAAGTCTTCTATGTGGATGCCAAGGGCCAAAACAAGTTTGTCAAGAAAGCCTTTATTGACTACACAGCTCCTAAACCGTCAGCCGATCTGACCATTACAAAATCAGAAAAAGACGGTACTTTCACTATTACAGCTAAGAACCTTCAAGGTTTCGATAGTTATACAGAAGTGAAGATTCCATTCTGGTCTCATGCCAATGGGATGAAAGACATCATCTGGTACACTCCAACTCGCCAGGTAGACGGTTCATATACTGTAACAGCCAAAGCTAGTGACCACGAAAACGCTGATGGTCAGTATGAAGCGCAAGTCTTCTATGTGGATGCCAAAGGACAAAACAAGTTTGTCAAGAAAGCCTTTATTGATTTCAAAAATCAATCACGTCCAACTGCCAGTCTCTTAATCCAAAACAACAACAAGGATGCGGGTACCTTTGATGTCATCATCAAGGATGTCTATAGCCCTAAAGGTGTGCGGACTGTGCAAGTTCCTACTTGGTCTGATAAGGACGGCCAAGACGACATCCGCTGGTATGAAGCGACTCGTCAAGCAAACGGAGACTACAAGGTCTCAGTCAAAGCGAGTGACCACAAAAACTCTACTGGTAAGTACCATGTTCACCTTTACTATATCCAAAATGATGGTTCTCGTGTAGGTGTTGGTACCACGACTACAGAAGTGGAGTTCCGAAATGCCATGACTAAGACGCAAGCTTCTATTAAGAATGTCAATTCAGGTGCTGGAACCTATACGGTAACGGTGGATCAAGCGCCTCAGGGACGTCGGATTAAGAACATCCGTGTCGCAGCCTGGTCTCAAGCTCATCAAGAAAATCTCTACTGGTATTCAACAGCGCCTTCTGGTATGCATACAGAAGTGCAGGTTTCTGCAGCAAATCACCAGTACCAATCAGGCAACTATACCACTCACGTCTATGTGGATTATGTCGATGGTGGCGTTGAAGGCTTTAACCTTGGTCAAACAGCCCTTCATCCCCGTGCGACTGTAGATCAAACTGCTTTTAGTCCTCGTGTAACGAATGGACAACGGGACCGTGTCTTACGGGCAGCAGCTAGTCTAGTGGGCGTTCGTGGCGGCACTGCAGCTCACCAACAATTGGTCAATGATTATAACAGTGTTAAACCACTTCCAGTTGGTTATGCAGTGAAGACGACCGATGACTGGTGTGATATCTTTGTCACAACAGTCTTCCAGCGGGAAGGTTTGAGCGGTTTGATTGGCCGTGAATGTGGAGTCGAACGTCACATCCAGATTTTCAAACGCTTGGGCATCTGGAATGAAGATGGTACCACTACACCAAAAGCAGGGGACATCATCACCTTTAACTGGGATCAAAATACCCAACAAAACAATGGCTTTGCGGATCACATCGGAATTGTCGAGAGCGTCTCAAATGGGATCATTCACACCATTGAAGGAAACTCCAACAACCAAGTTCGTCGTAATACCTATCGGATCGGACATGGCAATATCCGTGGATTTGCCACCCCACGCTATCAATAA
- a CDS encoding GBS Bsp-like repeat-containing protein → MKKKDLIFYAGAAVLMAVSAQGVSADELVSNEAATTEGKQVQAEKVPEVAVAEKSVAPIASNYAAPANVTEQSVAPASKTTASESGTPSVEKATEASTTEKEETPLPSNTGSTTFFNTGAHAPAGRSTDVAVQPKSFVDVSSHNGDISIGDYRTLANKGVGGVVVKLTEDTWYKNPNAENQIRNAQAAGLQVSTYHFSRYTSEEAARAEARFYIAEAQRLNLPKNTLMVNDFEDAKMQPNINRNTQAWADEMRKNGYTNLMFYTSASWLDENNLRKKGPVNTAQFGLQNFWVAQYPSPKLSVNDAKSLRYNGKAGAWQFTSQAELLPGKHLFDHSVDYTGRFTANAKPAADPTEGSLSGKIDIVNNDTMTGRFDVVISNVQAPNGVRTVSVPIWSETGGQDDLVWYTANRQANGTYTVNVKAADHKNSTGLYNVHLYYVQNNGQMTGVGGTTTTVAIGKKNQTPVSADLTIAKSEKDGTFTITAKNLQGFDGYKEVKIPFWSHANGMKDIIWYTPTRQADGSYTVTAKASDHENADGKYEAQVFYVDAQGQNKFVKKAFIDYTATKPANAVAADLTITKSEKDGIFTITAKNLQGFDGYKEVKIPFWSHANGMKDIIWYTPTRQADGSYTVTAKASDHENADGQYEAQVFYVDAKGQNKFVKKAFIDYTASKPSADLTITKSEKDGTFTITAKNLQGFDGYKEVKIPFWSHANGMKDIIWYTPTRQADGSYTVTAKAIDHENADGKYEAQVFYVDAQGQNKFVKKAFIDYKNQSRPTGTLLIQNNNKDAGTFDVIIKDVYSPKGVQTVQVPTWSDKDGQDDIRWYEATRQANGDYKVSVKASDHKNSTGKYHVHLYYIQNDGSRIGIGTTTTDVEVRNAMTKTQASIKNVNATNGTYTVAVDQAPQGRQIKNIRVAAWSKAHQENLYWYSATPTGMHTEITVSANNHGNEAGNYTTHVYVDYKDGGVEGFNLGQTALSPRNQKVNPQTTYYSQRDPRWAGKYYGVSNVDQSGCVPTSLAMTFTDILGRTILPTTVADYLYNNTDSFNKGEAGTDSDGIVAATRNWGLKSQLINGAGGIAEALMAGKHVLAAVGNSQFTSDPYTHELVLHGYDNGRTYVRDPYNSGNNGWYSINYLHSIKSKDPMDNKLGAPFFSIFA, encoded by the coding sequence ATGAAAAAGAAAGATCTTATTTTTTATGCCGGAGCGGCAGTCTTGATGGCTGTATCTGCTCAGGGAGTCAGTGCAGATGAGCTGGTTTCAAACGAGGCCGCTACTACTGAAGGCAAGCAAGTCCAAGCTGAAAAAGTGCCAGAAGTGGCCGTTGCTGAAAAGTCGGTAGCACCTATCGCAAGTAACTATGCAGCACCAGCAAATGTGACCGAACAGTCTGTAGCACCTGCGAGCAAGACCACGGCTTCAGAAAGTGGAACCCCATCTGTAGAGAAAGCTACAGAAGCATCGACGACTGAGAAAGAAGAAACTCCTCTTCCGTCTAATACAGGAAGCACGACCTTCTTTAACACAGGCGCTCACGCTCCTGCTGGTCGTTCAACAGATGTGGCGGTTCAACCAAAATCATTCGTTGATGTGAGTAGCCACAACGGAGACATTAGTATTGGCGACTACCGTACCCTAGCTAATAAAGGCGTGGGCGGTGTCGTTGTCAAATTGACAGAAGACACTTGGTACAAGAACCCAAATGCGGAGAACCAAATTCGTAATGCACAGGCTGCGGGTCTGCAAGTATCGACCTACCACTTCTCACGCTATACTTCTGAGGAAGCAGCGCGTGCAGAAGCGCGATTCTACATTGCAGAAGCGCAACGCTTGAATCTTCCAAAGAACACCCTCATGGTCAATGACTTTGAGGATGCCAAGATGCAGCCAAATATTAACCGCAACACCCAAGCTTGGGCGGACGAAATGCGTAAAAATGGTTACACCAACTTGATGTTCTACACCAGTGCTAGCTGGTTGGATGAAAACAATCTTCGCAAGAAAGGTCCTGTCAACACCGCTCAATTTGGTCTTCAGAATTTCTGGGTTGCCCAATATCCTTCTCCAAAACTGTCTGTAAACGATGCGAAAAGCTTGCGTTACAATGGGAAAGCTGGCGCCTGGCAGTTCACTTCTCAAGCGGAATTGCTTCCAGGAAAACACCTCTTTGACCACAGTGTGGACTATACCGGTCGCTTCACAGCGAACGCAAAACCTGCAGCGGATCCAACAGAAGGCAGCTTAAGTGGGAAGATTGATATTGTCAATAACGATACTATGACGGGCCGCTTTGACGTTGTCATCTCAAATGTTCAGGCACCAAATGGAGTTCGAACCGTTTCTGTACCGATCTGGTCAGAAACAGGTGGTCAAGATGACCTTGTTTGGTATACAGCTAATCGTCAAGCAAATGGGACCTATACCGTCAATGTAAAAGCAGCGGACCATAAAAACTCAACCGGTCTTTACAATGTCCATCTTTACTATGTTCAGAACAATGGACAAATGACAGGTGTAGGTGGAACAACGACGACAGTAGCCATTGGAAAGAAAAATCAGACACCAGTGTCAGCTGATTTGACTATTGCAAAATCAGAAAAAGACGGTACCTTCACCATTACAGCTAAGAACCTTCAAGGTTTCGATGGTTATAAAGAAGTGAAGATTCCATTCTGGTCTCATGCTAATGGCATGAAAGACATTATCTGGTATACTCCGACTCGCCAGGCAGACGGTTCATATACTGTAACGGCCAAAGCCAGTGACCACGAAAACGCTGACGGCAAATACGAAGCGCAGGTCTTCTATGTAGATGCCCAAGGTCAAAACAAATTTGTGAAAAAGGCCTTTATCGATTATACGGCGACAAAACCGGCCAATGCTGTCGCAGCTGATCTGACCATTACAAAATCAGAAAAAGATGGCATCTTCACCATCACGGCTAAGAATCTTCAAGGCTTCGACGGCTACAAGGAAGTGAAGATTCCATTCTGGTCTCATGCCAATGGGATGAAGGATATCATCTGGTATACTCCGACTCGCCAGGCAGACGGTTCTTATACTGTAACAGCTAAAGCCAGTGACCACGAAAACGCTGATGGCCAGTATGAAGCGCAAGTTTTCTATGTGGATGCCAAAGGCCAAAACAAGTTTGTCAAGAAAGCCTTTATTGATTACACAGCTTCTAAACCATCTGCTGATCTGACCATTACAAAATCAGAAAAAGACGGCACCTTCACCATCACAGCTAAGAACCTTCAAGGCTTCGATGGCTACAAGGAAGTGAAGATTCCATTCTGGTCTCATGCCAATGGGATGAAAGATATCATCTGGTACACGCCAACTCGCCAGGCAGACGGTTCATATACTGTAACAGCCAAAGCCATTGACCACGAAAACGCTGATGGCAAGTACGAAGCGCAGGTCTTCTATGTAGACGCTCAAGGCCAAAACAAGTTTGTCAAGAAAGCCTTTATTGATTACAAAAATCAATCTCGTCCAACCGGCACTCTCTTGATCCAAAACAACAACAAGGATGCGGGTACCTTTGATGTCATCATCAAGGATGTCTATAGCCCTAAAGGGGTGCAGACTGTGCAAGTTCCTACTTGGTCTGATAAGGATGGCCAAGACGATATTCGCTGGTATGAAGCGACTCGTCAAGCGAACGGAGATTACAAGGTATCGGTCAAAGCGAGCGATCACAAGAACTCTACTGGTAAGTACCATGTTCATCTTTACTACATCCAAAACGATGGTTCTCGGATCGGTATTGGTACCACTACTACAGACGTAGAAGTTAGAAATGCCATGACTAAGACGCAGGCTTCTATCAAGAATGTCAATGCAACGAACGGGACTTATACAGTAGCTGTAGATCAAGCGCCTCAGGGACGTCAGATTAAGAATATTCGTGTCGCAGCTTGGTCTAAAGCTCATCAAGAAAATCTTTACTGGTATTCCGCAACACCGACAGGTATGCACACAGAGATCACTGTCTCTGCCAATAATCACGGTAATGAAGCGGGCAACTATACCACTCACGTCTATGTGGACTACAAAGATGGAGGAGTTGAAGGTTTTAACCTCGGTCAGACAGCCTTGTCTCCACGAAATCAAAAGGTGAATCCACAAACAACCTATTATTCTCAACGGGATCCTCGTTGGGCTGGGAAATATTACGGTGTGAGCAATGTCGATCAGTCAGGTTGTGTGCCAACTTCCCTTGCTATGACCTTTACAGATATCCTAGGTAGAACTATTTTGCCAACAACAGTAGCTGATTATCTCTACAACAATACTGATTCATTCAACAAAGGTGAAGCAGGAACAGATTCTGATGGGATTGTAGCTGCCACTCGTAACTGGGGCTTGAAGAGCCAATTGATTAATGGAGCTGGAGGCATTGCAGAAGCCCTCATGGCTGGCAAGCATGTACTTGCTGCAGTAGGTAATAGCCAATTTACTAGTGATCCTTATACTCATGAATTGGTCTTGCATGGTTATGACAATGGAAGAACCTATGTTCGCGATCCATATAATAGCGGCAACAACGGCTGGTACTCCATCAATTATCTTCACTCTATTAAGAGTAAGGACCCGATGGATAACAAGCTTGGAGCACCTTTCTTCTCAATTTTTGCATAA
- a CDS encoding sugar transferase: protein MKYYLKEEFLHDVNAKNAGNKARNDVESIVKEEGYHPLVLSVDNWYQMSTIAAQRHKAKAFGQALDQLKQGDELLIQFPMLHHSFFSTHLVKKVQKRGIKVYLLIHDLEVLRHANMTSLPLKHRIRMYLQEASFLKAADGIIAHNPVMKSVLVDKGIAEDKIVSLGIFDYLIPNFQEKSGQTKDQPMIVAGNLAQEKAGYLYALPAQPAYNLYGVGFDESRALENETYFGSFLPDELPAALEGGFGLVWDGDSAETCSGVFGEYLRYNNSHKASLYLASGFPLVVWKQSALSHFVLEKGCGIAVESLHDLKETIDNLSDADYQDLVDNAKRVGQEIRDGHYLKTALKHLS from the coding sequence ATGAAATACTACTTAAAAGAAGAATTCCTGCATGATGTCAACGCAAAGAACGCAGGAAATAAAGCACGCAATGACGTAGAAAGTATTGTGAAAGAAGAAGGCTATCATCCCTTGGTCCTTTCTGTCGACAATTGGTATCAGATGAGTACCATTGCGGCTCAACGCCATAAGGCAAAGGCTTTTGGTCAAGCCTTGGATCAACTAAAGCAAGGAGATGAGTTGCTGATCCAGTTTCCAATGCTTCACCATAGTTTTTTCTCAACCCATTTGGTTAAAAAAGTACAAAAAAGAGGGATTAAAGTCTATCTCTTGATTCATGACCTAGAAGTGCTTCGCCATGCCAACATGACTTCACTACCTTTAAAACACAGAATTCGGATGTACCTTCAAGAAGCAAGTTTTCTCAAAGCAGCTGATGGGATCATCGCCCACAACCCGGTGATGAAATCTGTCTTGGTGGATAAAGGAATTGCGGAAGATAAGATTGTCAGCCTTGGCATTTTCGACTATTTGATTCCAAATTTCCAAGAGAAGAGTGGGCAAACAAAAGACCAGCCGATGATTGTGGCAGGTAATTTGGCCCAGGAAAAAGCTGGTTATCTCTATGCTCTTCCTGCACAACCTGCCTATAATCTCTATGGTGTTGGTTTTGATGAGAGTAGAGCTTTAGAGAATGAAACTTATTTTGGATCCTTCCTACCGGATGAGCTTCCTGCAGCCCTTGAGGGTGGTTTTGGACTTGTCTGGGATGGGGATAGTGCGGAAACCTGTAGTGGTGTTTTTGGCGAGTACCTTCGCTACAACAACTCTCACAAGGCGTCGCTTTATCTAGCATCGGGCTTCCCGCTGGTGGTGTGGAAACAGTCAGCCTTGTCTCACTTTGTGCTTGAGAAGGGCTGTGGGATTGCAGTGGAGTCTCTTCATGACTTGAAGGAGACAATCGACAATCTTTCAGATGCCGATTACCAAGATTTGGTAGACAATGCCAAGCGTGTTGGTCAGGAAATCCGAGATGGTCACTATTTAAAGACAGCCTTAAAGCATTTATCATAA
- the glf gene encoding UDP-galactopyranose mutase produces MYDYLIVGAGLSGAIFAHEATKRGKKVKVIDKRDHIGGNIYCEEVEGINVHKYGAHIFHTSNKKVWDYVNQFAEFNNYINSPVANYKGNLYNLPFNMNTFYAMWGTKTPQEVKDKIAEQTADMKDVEPKNLEEQAIKLIGPDIYEKLIKGYTEKQWGRSATDLPPFIIKRLPVRLTFDNNYFNDRYQGIPIGGYNVIIENMLGDVEVELGVDFFANREELEASADKVVFTGMIDQYFDYKHGELEYRSLRFEHEVLDEENHQGNAVVNYTEREIPYTRIIEHKHFEYGTQPKTVITREYPADWKRGDEPYYPINDEKNNAMFAKYQEEAAKNDKVIFCGRLADYKYYDMHVVIERALEVVANEFD; encoded by the coding sequence ATGTACGATTATCTGATTGTTGGTGCTGGTTTGTCTGGAGCCATTTTCGCACATGAAGCTACAAAACGTGGTAAAAAAGTAAAAGTGATTGACAAGCGAGATCACATTGGTGGAAATATCTACTGTGAGGAGGTTGAAGGCATCAACGTCCATAAGTACGGTGCCCACATTTTCCATACGTCCAACAAAAAAGTGTGGGACTATGTCAACCAGTTCGCTGAATTCAACAACTATATCAACTCACCAGTAGCTAACTACAAGGGCAATCTGTACAATCTTCCCTTTAACATGAATACTTTTTATGCTATGTGGGGAACCAAGACTCCTCAAGAAGTCAAGGACAAGATTGCTGAGCAGACAGCTGACATGAAAGATGTTGAACCGAAGAACTTGGAAGAACAAGCCATCAAGTTGATCGGCCCAGATATCTACGAAAAGTTGATTAAGGGCTACACTGAAAAACAATGGGGACGTTCTGCCACAGACCTTCCACCCTTTATCATCAAACGTCTACCAGTTCGTTTGACCTTTGATAATAACTACTTTAATGACCGTTACCAAGGGATTCCAATCGGTGGTTACAACGTCATCATTGAAAACATGTTGGGTGATGTAGAAGTAGAACTTGGGGTTGATTTCTTTGCCAATCGTGAAGAGCTTGAAGCTTCAGCTGATAAAGTTGTCTTTACAGGAATGATTGACCAGTACTTTGACTACAAACATGGTGAGTTGGAGTACCGTAGTCTTCGTTTTGAACACGAAGTCTTGGATGAGGAAAACCATCAAGGGAATGCCGTGGTCAACTACACAGAGCGTGAGATTCCTTATACTCGGATCATTGAGCATAAGCACTTCGAGTATGGTACACAACCGAAGACAGTCATCACCCGCGAATACCCAGCTGACTGGAAACGGGGAGATGAACCCTACTACCCAATCAATGATGAAAAGAACAACGCTATGTTTGCCAAGTACCAAGAAGAAGCAGCCAAAAATGACAAGGTCATTTTCTGTGGACGGCTAGCAGACTATAAATACTATGACATGCACGTGGTTATTGAGCGTGCTCTAGAAGTCGTAGCAAATGAGTTTGATTAA
- a CDS encoding polysaccharide polymerase produces the protein MIKMKFDDLLVGFVVSIVIFFNTISTTMLNKGFLHVGASSLLVVVALLLLRFFNKISIPYHYLILSAMLLMVAVMVYFKTDKLNFLVYSLLMVLLVNADRKVILKTYVGVAGTIVLTVFLLSLLKVVPNLQYSRGAVIRNSFGFIYPTDFAAHCFYLYVAISYLLKDRYIGLRSLSGVLLALFIIKFCDARMNAISLLVAVLLFLFFYFTKEKKLKLYHLLPYSIILFSSGMIYLTYHFSWSSPLYVQINQFITGRLALGKNAFNLYPLNWFGTREVQFIGSGGSTESVLNYNYVDSSYVQMLFTYGIVPVALLVGIYVIVSKYEFKKGRYLFVAILSLIAINCMIEAFWFVPTYNIFMFTLFATEVVKKKPNHSLSYSEEIGGI, from the coding sequence ATGATAAAAATGAAATTTGACGATCTACTGGTTGGTTTTGTCGTCTCGATTGTGATCTTCTTTAATACAATATCCACTACGATGTTAAATAAGGGCTTTTTGCATGTTGGTGCGAGCTCCCTCTTAGTGGTTGTAGCTCTCTTATTGCTTCGTTTTTTTAATAAAATCTCGATTCCCTATCATTATCTAATCTTGTCTGCCATGTTATTGATGGTAGCTGTTATGGTTTATTTCAAGACGGATAAGTTAAATTTCTTAGTTTATTCTCTCTTAATGGTTTTACTGGTCAATGCGGATAGGAAAGTCATTTTAAAAACTTATGTAGGTGTTGCAGGTACGATAGTCCTTACAGTATTTCTATTGTCACTGTTAAAGGTAGTTCCAAACTTACAATATAGTCGGGGTGCTGTTATCCGTAATTCATTTGGGTTTATCTATCCAACAGATTTCGCAGCCCATTGTTTCTACCTTTATGTCGCAATCTCCTATTTGCTAAAAGATCGGTATATTGGCTTACGATCTCTGAGCGGCGTTCTTCTAGCTCTCTTTATTATCAAGTTCTGTGACGCTCGTATGAATGCGATCTCGCTTTTGGTCGCTGTCTTGCTCTTTCTCTTCTTCTATTTCACAAAAGAGAAAAAGTTGAAGTTGTACCACTTGTTGCCCTATTCGATCATCCTTTTTTCAAGCGGAATGATCTACTTGACCTATCATTTCTCCTGGTCATCTCCACTTTATGTTCAAATTAATCAATTCATTACAGGTCGGTTAGCCTTGGGTAAAAATGCTTTTAATTTATATCCTTTGAATTGGTTTGGAACAAGAGAGGTTCAGTTTATTGGATCCGGAGGAAGCACAGAGTCTGTCCTCAATTATAATTATGTCGATTCGTCTTATGTTCAGATGTTATTTACATATGGTATCGTACCGGTTGCTTTATTAGTCGGCATTTATGTCATTGTTTCAAAATATGAATTCAAGAAGGGGCGTTATTTATTTGTTGCGATCTTGTCCCTCATTGCAATTAACTGTATGATTGAAGCATTTTGGTTTGTACCGACTTATAACATCTTTATGTTCACACTTTTTGCGACAGAAGTTGTCAAAAAGAAGCCGAACCATTCCCTCTCTTATAGTGAGGAAATTGGGGGGATTTGA
- a CDS encoding flippase, which translates to MKVLKNYAYNLSYQLLVIILPIITTPYVTRVFSSNDLGTYGYFNSIVTYFILLATLGVANYGTKEISGHRKDIQKNFWGIYTLQLGATFVSILLYVLLCLALPSMQNPVAYILGLSLVSKGLDISWLFQGLEDFRKITVRNITVKLVGVISIFLFVKSANDLYLYVFLLTIFELLGQLSMWLPAREFIGKAHFDLAYARVHLKPVILLFLPQIAISLYVTLDRTMLGALASTKDVGIYDQALKLVNILLTLVTSLGSVMLPRVASLLASGDHKAVNKMHQMSFLIYNLVIFPIIAGMLIVNDDFVRFFLGKDFQDARYAIAIMIFRMFFIGWTNIMGIQILIPHDKNKEFMLSTTIPAIVSVGLNVLFLPHFGFIGAAIVSVLTESLVWLIQLYYTRHYLREVPIIGSMTKIIFASAVMYGLLLLIKPFLHFTPTLNVLVYAVLGGIIYLIAILSLRVVDVKELKQQFLNKQ; encoded by the coding sequence ATGAAAGTGTTAAAAAATTACGCCTATAATCTCTCCTACCAGTTGCTGGTGATTATCTTGCCGATTATCACCACCCCATATGTGACACGGGTCTTTAGCTCGAATGACTTGGGGACCTATGGTTATTTCAACTCCATCGTCACCTATTTTATCCTTTTGGCGACCTTGGGAGTGGCTAACTACGGAACCAAGGAGATCTCAGGACACCGCAAAGACATTCAAAAGAATTTCTGGGGGATTTATACCCTCCAGTTGGGAGCGACCTTTGTGTCCATCCTACTCTATGTCTTGCTGTGCTTGGCGCTACCTTCCATGCAAAATCCTGTCGCTTATATCTTAGGACTTAGCTTGGTTTCTAAGGGACTCGATATCTCCTGGCTTTTTCAGGGGTTAGAGGACTTCCGCAAGATTACGGTTCGGAATATCACGGTCAAACTGGTTGGAGTCATCTCCATCTTCTTGTTTGTCAAATCTGCCAATGATTTGTATCTCTATGTATTCTTACTCACTATCTTTGAGCTCTTAGGTCAGCTCAGCATGTGGCTACCTGCTCGGGAGTTCATTGGGAAAGCCCATTTTGATTTGGCTTATGCACGGGTGCACTTAAAACCGGTCATTCTGCTCTTTTTACCGCAGATTGCCATTTCCCTCTATGTCACCTTGGATCGAACTATGCTGGGTGCTCTCGCCTCTACAAAGGATGTAGGGATTTATGACCAGGCCTTGAAATTGGTTAATATTTTGCTGACCCTTGTGACGTCTTTAGGAAGTGTCATGCTTCCGCGCGTGGCGAGTCTCTTGGCTTCAGGAGACCACAAGGCTGTCAATAAGATGCACCAAATGTCCTTTTTGATCTATAATTTGGTCATTTTCCCAATTATTGCGGGTATGCTGATCGTCAACGATGACTTTGTTCGATTCTTCTTAGGGAAGGATTTCCAAGATGCTCGCTATGCCATCGCTATCATGATCTTCCGTATGTTCTTCATCGGATGGACCAATATCATGGGGATTCAAATTCTCATCCCGCATGATAAGAACAAAGAATTTATGCTGTCAACTACGATTCCTGCTATCGTCAGTGTCGGGTTGAATGTGCTCTTCTTACCTCATTTTGGTTTTATCGGTGCAGCCATTGTATCCGTCTTAACAGAATCCTTGGTATGGCTGATTCAATTGTACTATACCCGTCATTACCTCAGGGAAGTTCCAATTATTGGGTCTATGACAAAAATTATTTTTGCATCTGCTGTGATGTATGGCCTCTTGCTCCTTATAAAACCATTCCTACATTTCACCCCTACTCTGAATGTACTCGTGTATGCGGTGCTTGGTGGGATCATTTATCTGATCGCTATCCTATCTCTGAGAGTGGTAGATGTGAAAGAATTAAAACAACAATTTTTAAATAAACAGTAG